The Ignavibacteria bacterium genome contains the following window.
TTAATTTCTTCAACTTTCTCAAAATCATTATCTATAGCCAGAACTTCTGCACCTTTTTCCGATAAATGTTTTGCAAGGTTCTGACCAAAATCTCCAAGTCCGATTATTGCAATTTTCTTTGCCACTTTTTGTTCTCCTTAAACTGTTGATATATATTCTGATGGATAGTCATATTTAGGTTGAGCTACTTCTTTTGAGAAAGAAGTTAAAAATGTTATAGGTCCAACGCGGCCGATGTACATCAAAATTACTATAATAAATTTCCCTATTTCACTGAGATATGGCGTAATTCCTCTCGATAAACCTACTGTTCCAAATGCAGAGAATTGTTCAAATATTATATCTACAAGACTAAATTTTTCCGTGATTGATAATATTACAGTTGTTAGAAAAATAAACGAAAGCGAGAAAGCGATTTTAATGAAAACACGATGAATAATTTCATCAGGAATTTGTCTCTTATAAATTTCAATTTTTTTCTTTCCGCGAACAAAATCATAAATAGCCATAAAACTAATGAAAGCAGTTGTAGTTTTAATTCCGCCTCCAGTACCTCCTGGAGATGCACCGATAAACATAAGTAAAATATAAACCAAAGAAGTTGAGATTAATAATTCATTAATGGGTATAGTATTAAAACCTGCTGTTCTGGTTGTAATTGATTGAAAGATCGAAGCTAAAATTTTTTGATCTTCACTTAAATTTTTTAAAGAGTTTCCATATTCCAAAACGTAAGTAATGATCGCTCCTGAGAAAATAAGAAAGAGTGTAGTTAAAAGAATTATTTTACTTTGCGTTGAAAGATATTTTACTTTAGCTTTTTTTCTTTTGAAAGGTATCGTGGTTAATTCAAAAAGATTTGATAATGTTCCAAAACCAAGTCCGCCAAGGACAATAAGCATTCCAATAGTTCCAACAGATAAGTAATTATATCTTAATCCTTCGTACATTAAATTTTCAGAAAAGGTTGAAAATCCTGCATTACAGAAAGCAGAAATTGAATGAAATACTGAGTGGAAAATTTTTTCACTTAAAGGCATTTGCAATTTGCTCATGCTATGAAAGAATAAAATTGCGCCTATAGCTTCAATGATAAATGTAGTTAAAATTATCTGAATTAATGTGTATTTAATTTTACCTAACTTTTCTTCCTCAATCAGGTCACCAATTAAAACTCTTTCTTTGATGCCAAGTCCGCCAGCAAAAAATAGTGCAAAAAAAGTTGTTAGAGTCATTACACCAAGACCACCGATCTGAATTAATCCAAGAATAACAATCTGTCCAAAACGTGTAAAGTAAGTTGCAGTGTCGACTACAATTAAACCAGTTACGCAAACTGCACTTGTAGAAGTAAAGAGGGCATCAATAAAAGAAATTTTTCCATCAACGGTAGCTTTGGGCAGTAATAAGAGGCCTGTTCCAAATAAAATTAAAAGAAGAAAGCTTATCAGAAAAAGTTTGGCGGGTTGGATTTTATATTCCGCAATAATATGGCTTAAACGAACTCCTTTAATT
Protein-coding sequences here:
- a CDS encoding ATPase, with the translated sequence MRSFFEKYSGRFLLFIALLAFSTFILQYGFYISDNLNNFLNAVNILVFLLFIFYQSGRIYYAEDRKEYLRSRWFDIFIMTLIIIHTILFIFFPYIFSRMARTFHVFDLNLFYIIVIQIYIIISLIIKGVRLSHIIAEYKIQPAKLFLISFLLLILFGTGLLLLPKATVDGKISFIDALFTSTSAVCVTGLIVVDTATYFTRFGQIVILGLIQIGGLGVMTLTTFFALFFAGGLGIKERVLIGDLIEEEKLGKIKYTLIQIILTTFIIEAIGAILFFHSMSKLQMPLSEKIFHSVFHSISAFCNAGFSTFSENLMYEGLRYNYLSVGTIGMLIVLGGLGFGTLSNLFELTTIPFKRKKAKVKYLSTQSKIILLTTLFLIFSGAIITYVLEYGNSLKNLSEDQKILASIFQSITTRTAGFNTIPINELLISTSLVYILLMFIGASPGGTGGGIKTTTAFISFMAIYDFVRGKKKIEIYKRQIPDEIIHRVFIKIAFSLSFIFLTTVILSITEKFSLVDIIFEQFSAFGTVGLSRGITPYLSEIGKFIIVILMYIGRVGPITFLTSFSKEVAQPKYDYPSEYISTV